The following proteins are co-located in the Nocardia bhagyanarayanae genome:
- a CDS encoding DUF3117 domain-containing protein, with amino-acid sequence MAAMKPRTGDGPLEATKEGRGIVMRVPLEGGGRLVVELTPDEAAALGDELKSVTS; translated from the coding sequence ATGGCGGCCATGAAGCCCCGCACCGGGGACGGTCCCCTCGAGGCAACCAAGGAAGGGCGTGGAATCGTTATGCGGGTTCCACTCGAGGGTGGCGGGCGTCTGGTCGTCGAACTCACACCGGATGAGGCAGCGGCGCTTGGTGACGAATTGAAGAGTGTCACCAGCTAG
- a CDS encoding DNA-3-methyladenine glycosylase I: MTAPLAADGRIRCPWAESSQLYRDYHDFEWGEPLRGPDAMFERVCLEAFQSGLSWITILRKRPAFRAAFAGFAIDRVAAFGDADVARLLADPGIVRNRAKIEAAIANARAALALDRGLDELIWSFAPPPRPRPKAIADVPATSPESIALAKELKRRGFRFVGPTTAYALMQATGMVDDHLADCWVGSDPHNTARAITFRTQVSVHIGDREE; the protein is encoded by the coding sequence GTGACCGCCCCGCTCGCCGCCGACGGCAGGATCCGCTGCCCGTGGGCGGAGTCCTCTCAGCTCTACCGCGACTACCACGACTTCGAATGGGGCGAGCCGCTGCGCGGCCCCGACGCCATGTTCGAGCGGGTCTGCCTCGAGGCGTTCCAGTCGGGTCTGTCCTGGATCACGATCCTGCGTAAGCGCCCGGCCTTCCGTGCCGCGTTCGCCGGCTTCGCCATCGACCGGGTCGCCGCGTTCGGCGACGCCGACGTGGCCCGCCTGCTCGCCGATCCCGGCATCGTCCGCAACCGCGCCAAGATCGAGGCGGCCATCGCCAACGCGCGGGCCGCGCTCGCGCTCGACCGCGGCCTCGACGAGTTGATCTGGTCGTTCGCGCCGCCGCCGCGACCGCGTCCGAAGGCCATCGCCGACGTTCCCGCGACCAGTCCCGAATCCATCGCTCTGGCAAAAGAATTGAAGCGGCGCGGGTTCCGTTTCGTCGGACCGACCACCGCCTACGCGCTGATGCAAGCAACGGGAATGGTGGACGATCACCTGGCCGATTGCTGGGTCGGAAGTGACCCGCACAACACCGCCCGAGCGATCACATTTCGAACTCAGGTATCCGTCCACATCGGCGATAGGGAAGAATAG
- a CDS encoding DivIVA domain-containing protein, with amino-acid sequence MLTLLLYVLIVGLVAAVLFLLASAVFGRGEELGPLPEGTTATVLPAEGITGADVRALRFQQVVRGYKAGEVDWALARLAARIDELQLQLAHARGETPQMGKASVETAARQENPAPQHDTANSARPDAVNSARPDAVVASRDDTEHAASPWPAPSTPEQP; translated from the coding sequence ATGCTCACGCTGCTGTTGTACGTGCTGATCGTCGGCCTGGTGGCCGCGGTGCTGTTCCTGCTCGCGAGTGCGGTCTTCGGACGCGGGGAGGAACTGGGCCCGCTGCCCGAGGGCACGACGGCCACCGTGCTGCCCGCCGAGGGCATCACCGGCGCGGACGTGCGCGCGCTGCGGTTCCAGCAGGTGGTTCGCGGCTACAAGGCCGGCGAGGTGGACTGGGCGTTGGCGCGGCTCGCCGCTCGCATCGATGAACTCCAGCTACAACTGGCCCACGCGCGCGGCGAGACGCCGCAGATGGGCAAGGCGAGCGTGGAAACGGCGGCCCGCCAGGAGAACCCGGCGCCGCAGCACGACACCGCGAATTCGGCGCGTCCCGATGCGGTGAACTCGGCGCGTCCCGACGCGGTGGTCGCCTCCCGCGACGACACCGAGCACGCGGCCTCGCCGTGGCCCGCGCCGAGCACCCCCGAACAGCCGTGA
- a CDS encoding Mrp/NBP35 family ATP-binding protein, protein MPVVTETDVRGALAKVDDPEIRKPITELGMVKSVAIDAESNVHVEVYLTTAGCPLRTEITQRVTKAVADVPGVGAISVDLDVMNDEQRTTLRKQLRGDSADPVIPFAQPGSLTRVYAVASGKGGVGKSSVTVNLAAAMAARGLSVGVLDADIYGHSVPRMLGTDARPTQVERMIMPPVAHDVKVISIAMFTQGNTPVVWRGPMLHRALQQFLADVFWGDLDILLLDLPPGTGDVAISIAQLIPNAEILVVTTPQLAAAEVAERAGSIALQTRQRIAGVVENMSWLDLPDGSRMELYGSGGGQTVADSLTRAVGATVPLLGQIPIEQGLREASDEGTPIVLRDPDSASAKALIEVADKLAVRRRGLAGMSLGIDTTRHL, encoded by the coding sequence ATGCCAGTGGTAACGGAAACGGATGTGCGGGGTGCGCTCGCGAAGGTCGACGACCCGGAGATCCGCAAACCGATCACCGAACTGGGCATGGTGAAAAGCGTCGCCATCGACGCCGAAAGCAATGTCCATGTCGAGGTCTACCTGACGACGGCGGGCTGCCCGCTGCGCACGGAGATCACCCAGCGGGTCACCAAGGCGGTGGCCGACGTCCCCGGCGTCGGGGCCATCTCCGTCGACCTCGACGTGATGAACGACGAGCAGCGCACCACCCTGCGCAAGCAGCTGCGCGGCGACTCCGCCGATCCGGTGATCCCCTTCGCCCAGCCGGGCTCGCTGACCCGCGTGTACGCGGTCGCCTCCGGCAAGGGTGGCGTCGGCAAGTCCTCGGTGACGGTCAACCTTGCGGCCGCCATGGCCGCGCGCGGCCTGTCCGTCGGCGTGCTCGACGCCGACATCTACGGACACTCGGTGCCGCGCATGCTCGGCACCGATGCCCGGCCGACCCAGGTCGAGCGGATGATCATGCCGCCGGTCGCGCACGACGTGAAGGTCATCTCGATCGCCATGTTCACCCAGGGCAACACGCCCGTGGTGTGGCGCGGCCCGATGCTGCACCGTGCGCTGCAGCAGTTCCTCGCCGACGTGTTCTGGGGCGATCTGGACATCCTGCTGCTCGACCTGCCGCCCGGCACCGGTGACGTGGCGATCTCCATCGCCCAGCTGATCCCGAACGCGGAGATCCTGGTCGTCACCACCCCGCAGCTCGCGGCCGCCGAAGTGGCCGAGCGCGCGGGCTCGATCGCCTTGCAGACCCGGCAGCGGATCGCCGGCGTCGTGGAGAACATGTCCTGGCTGGACCTGCCCGACGGCAGCCGGATGGAGCTCTACGGCTCCGGCGGCGGTCAGACCGTCGCCGACAGCCTGACCCGCGCGGTCGGCGCGACCGTCCCGCTGCTCGGTCAGATCCCGATCGAACAGGGGCTGCGCGAGGCGAGCGACGAGGGCACGCCCATCGTGCTGCGCGACCCGGACAGCGCGTCGGCCAAGGCGCTGATCGAGGTCGCCGACAAGCTCGCGGTGCGCCGCCGGGGGCTGGCGGGCATGTCGCTCGGCATCGACACCACCCGGCACCTGTAA
- a CDS encoding lytic transglycosylase domain-containing protein → MGRHRKQSPATVRRGSVIALTGLVPAGFVACAAASDLDSDQAAVQQIPDDQDVLAAKPADSVEFVSHAMAEQRSVAPPIVKTVALSADRPKADLPAGTLGVPGVAIAAYQNAERTLDAENPTCNMPWNLLAGIGRVESTHAFGGKADADGNPLSPVYGPVLDGSLAGNNVIHDSDDGALDGLGGYDRAVGPMQFLPETWKRYAADGNGDGIADPQNLYDAALTAGKYLCAGGLNMSDPAQQSRAILRYNNSMAYVANVMAWANSYGSGVAPKPAQLPRI, encoded by the coding sequence GTGGGGCGTCACCGCAAGCAATCGCCTGCCACCGTCAGGCGCGGCTCCGTAATCGCACTGACCGGATTGGTTCCCGCCGGATTCGTGGCCTGCGCCGCCGCATCCGATCTGGACTCCGATCAGGCCGCCGTTCAGCAGATCCCCGACGACCAGGACGTGCTGGCCGCCAAGCCCGCCGACTCGGTCGAGTTCGTCTCGCACGCCATGGCCGAGCAGCGTTCCGTCGCCCCGCCGATCGTGAAAACCGTTGCGCTGTCGGCCGATCGGCCCAAGGCCGACCTGCCCGCCGGAACGCTCGGCGTGCCCGGCGTCGCGATCGCCGCCTACCAGAACGCCGAGCGCACGCTGGACGCGGAGAACCCGACGTGCAACATGCCGTGGAACCTGCTCGCCGGCATCGGACGCGTCGAGTCGACCCACGCGTTCGGCGGCAAGGCCGACGCCGACGGCAACCCGCTCAGCCCGGTCTACGGCCCGGTGCTGGACGGCTCGCTCGCGGGCAACAACGTCATCCACGACAGCGACGACGGCGCGCTCGACGGGCTCGGCGGCTACGACCGCGCGGTCGGCCCGATGCAGTTCCTGCCCGAGACCTGGAAGCGCTACGCCGCCGACGGCAACGGTGACGGCATCGCCGACCCGCAGAACCTGTACGACGCCGCGCTGACGGCGGGCAAGTACCTGTGCGCCGGCGGCTTGAACATGAGCGACCCGGCCCAGCAGTCCCGCGCCATCCTGCGCTACAACAACTCGATGGCCTACGTCGCCAACGTCATGGCGTGGGCGAATTCGTACGGCTCGGGGGTCGCACCCAAGCCCGCGCAGTTGCCGCGGATCTGA
- a CDS encoding lytic transglycosylase domain-containing protein, whose product MTPPTDGLPLFGGTVPLHDVVLPAVGGALGIPEIVLAAYRNAELAMQSSMPGCGLPWNLLAGIGRIESAHAGSGRTDAAGTTVTPIFGPALDGTLPGNEVIKAADGGYVRAIGPMQFLPGTWSLYAADGNGDGVSDPHNVFDASLAAGKYLCSGGLNLRDPAQELRAVLRYNNSMSYAANVLSWSTAYRTGGSPSQVTISPELVPPGSVPIIASNPEMSAVQTTLPSTTSPADQPPSPVPAAPAPAPTQVMITIPGLPPIPCGIFCPPPPPPANPCAPAAVPAPMPRPGEPGRPLGPRQEFGAEPLDPNDSARAEDPARAEAREPQPIPACVPQVQALPAPQQGAPAPAPEPAQPNPPAQPNAPEQPSPEPEVATTPEPVPAAPAPTQQPGITLPFGIVIPLPPAPPQG is encoded by the coding sequence ATGACCCCGCCCACGGATGGCCTGCCGCTGTTCGGCGGCACGGTTCCCCTGCACGACGTCGTGCTGCCCGCGGTCGGTGGAGCCCTCGGCATTCCGGAGATCGTGCTCGCCGCGTACCGGAACGCGGAGCTGGCCATGCAGTCCTCGATGCCTGGATGCGGGTTGCCGTGGAACCTGCTCGCCGGGATCGGGCGGATCGAGTCCGCGCACGCCGGGAGCGGTCGCACCGACGCGGCGGGCACGACGGTGACCCCGATCTTCGGACCCGCGCTGGACGGCACGTTGCCCGGCAACGAGGTCATCAAGGCCGCGGACGGCGGATACGTGCGGGCGATCGGCCCCATGCAGTTCCTGCCCGGCACGTGGAGCCTGTACGCCGCCGACGGCAACGGTGACGGAGTCTCCGACCCGCACAACGTCTTCGACGCCTCGCTGGCCGCGGGCAAGTACCTGTGCTCGGGCGGGTTGAACCTACGCGATCCCGCGCAGGAGCTACGGGCGGTGCTGCGCTACAACAACTCGATGTCCTACGCGGCCAACGTGTTGAGCTGGTCGACGGCCTACCGCACCGGCGGCAGCCCCAGCCAGGTCACCATCTCGCCGGAGCTCGTTCCGCCCGGCTCGGTGCCGATCATCGCCTCGAACCCGGAGATGAGCGCGGTCCAGACGACGCTGCCGAGCACCACCTCGCCCGCGGACCAGCCGCCGTCGCCGGTGCCCGCGGCGCCCGCGCCTGCGCCGACCCAGGTGATGATCACGATTCCGGGCCTGCCGCCGATCCCGTGCGGAATCTTCTGCCCGCCACCGCCGCCGCCCGCCAACCCGTGCGCGCCTGCCGCGGTGCCCGCGCCGATGCCACGCCCCGGCGAGCCAGGACGGCCGCTCGGCCCGCGACAGGAATTCGGCGCCGAGCCGCTCGATCCGAACGACTCCGCGCGCGCCGAGGACCCCGCTCGGGCCGAGGCTCGCGAGCCGCAGCCGATTCCGGCGTGTGTACCGCAGGTGCAGGCCCTGCCCGCGCCCCAGCAGGGCGCACCGGCTCCCGCGCCCGAACCGGCCCAGCCGAATCCGCCCGCCCAGCCGAACGCACCCGAGCAGCCGAGTCCCGAACCGGAGGTCGCCACGACCCCCGAGCCGGTGCCCGCCGCGCCCGCCCCGACCCAACAGCCCGGCATCACACTGCCGTTCGGCATCGTGATCCCGTTGCCGCCCGCTCCGCCACAGGGCTGA
- a CDS encoding DUF1003 domain-containing protein yields MSEKNPSAGVGRVGPSSARQRLETPVESRFRFDWDAEALARSSERVARFLGTGRYLALQTIVVIIWILLNVFVVALRWDPYPFILLNLAFSTQAAYAAPLILLAQNRQDNRDRVALEEDRMRAAQTKADTEFLARELAALRIAVGDVATRDYLRRELEEMREVLDRIEAASGQEGNTPREMKSGKADRKKTSGGKQSRVQVSPPVADD; encoded by the coding sequence ATGAGTGAGAAGAACCCGTCGGCGGGCGTCGGCAGGGTCGGCCCGAGTTCGGCGCGGCAACGCTTGGAGACGCCGGTCGAGTCCCGTTTCCGATTCGACTGGGACGCAGAGGCATTGGCGCGCAGCTCCGAGCGGGTGGCCCGATTCCTCGGCACCGGACGCTATCTCGCGCTGCAGACGATCGTGGTGATCATCTGGATCCTGCTCAACGTCTTCGTCGTCGCGCTGCGCTGGGATCCGTACCCGTTCATCCTGTTGAACCTCGCGTTCTCCACCCAGGCCGCGTACGCCGCGCCGCTGATCCTGTTGGCGCAGAACCGTCAGGACAACCGCGACCGGGTGGCGCTGGAAGAGGACCGGATGCGCGCCGCACAGACCAAGGCGGACACCGAATTCCTCGCCCGCGAACTCGCAGCGCTCCGTATCGCGGTGGGCGATGTGGCGACTCGTGACTATCTGCGCCGCGAATTGGAGGAGATGCGCGAGGTTCTCGACCGCATCGAGGCCGCGTCGGGGCAAGAGGGCAACACGCCGCGTGAGATGAAGTCGGGCAAGGCGGATCGCAAGAAAACATCCGGTGGAAAGCAGTCCCGCGTTCAGGTTTCGCCGCCTGTTGCTGACGATTGA
- a CDS encoding magnesium transporter MgtE N-terminal domain-containing protein, whose product MAATRVYIARLAGLAVLGPDGESIGRVRDAVVAIRYDRQVPRVHGLVVELPSRRRIFVPMLRVTSIEPGNVTLNTGTVSLRRFQQRPGEMLALAQIVDSKVRVDDPALPDLAGVDVFVVDLGIELTRTRDWRVSRVAVRGHRRIGRRRTVHVVDWTTVTGLTPYEIGRPGQDVTQLLEQFEGLRPADVAHMLRELPEKRRIEVAEALDDERLADVVQELPDDDQVDLLGHLEVRRAADVLEAMDPDDAADLLGELPTGERESLLAMMDPEESEPVRRLLAHSPDTAGGLMTTKPVVLTPSTTVAEALARVRNPDLTPALASMVFVVRPPTATPTGPYLGCVHIQQLLREPPAHLVGGIIDSDLAPLRAEVPLSAVTRYFATYNLVCGPVVDDENHLLGAVSVDDVLDHLLPEDWREEEQHEGVAAHE is encoded by the coding sequence ATGGCAGCTACCAGGGTGTACATCGCCAGGCTTGCCGGCCTGGCGGTGCTGGGACCGGACGGGGAGTCTATCGGCCGGGTCCGCGACGCGGTCGTGGCGATCCGCTACGACCGTCAGGTACCGCGGGTGCACGGGCTGGTCGTCGAATTGCCGAGCAGGCGCCGGATTTTCGTGCCGATGTTGCGGGTGACCTCGATCGAACCCGGCAATGTCACGCTCAATACCGGCACCGTCAGCCTGCGCCGTTTCCAGCAACGACCCGGCGAGATGCTCGCGCTGGCGCAGATCGTGGATTCCAAGGTGCGGGTGGACGATCCGGCCCTGCCCGATCTCGCGGGCGTCGACGTCTTCGTTGTCGATCTCGGCATCGAACTGACCAGGACCAGGGATTGGCGGGTCTCCCGCGTCGCGGTGCGCGGGCACCGGCGAATCGGGCGGCGGCGCACCGTGCACGTCGTCGACTGGACGACGGTCACAGGCCTGACCCCGTACGAGATCGGCAGGCCGGGCCAGGACGTCACCCAGTTGCTCGAACAGTTCGAGGGCTTGCGGCCCGCCGACGTCGCGCACATGCTGCGCGAGCTGCCGGAGAAGCGGCGCATCGAGGTGGCCGAGGCGCTGGACGACGAGCGGCTGGCCGACGTGGTGCAGGAGCTGCCCGACGACGATCAGGTCGACCTGCTCGGCCACCTCGAGGTGCGCCGGGCCGCCGACGTGCTCGAGGCGATGGACCCCGACGACGCGGCCGACCTGCTGGGCGAACTGCCGACGGGAGAACGCGAATCGCTGCTGGCGATGATGGATCCCGAGGAATCCGAGCCGGTGCGCAGGCTGCTCGCGCACTCCCCCGACACCGCGGGCGGTCTGATGACGACCAAACCGGTGGTGCTGACGCCCTCGACCACGGTCGCCGAGGCCCTCGCCAGGGTGCGCAACCCGGATCTGACGCCCGCGCTCGCCTCGATGGTGTTCGTGGTCCGCCCGCCGACCGCCACGCCCACCGGGCCCTACCTCGGCTGCGTGCACATCCAGCAACTATTGCGCGAACCGCCGGCGCACCTGGTCGGCGGCATCATCGATTCCGATCTGGCGCCGCTGCGCGCCGAGGTGCCGCTGTCGGCGGTGACCCGATATTTCGCCACCTACAACCTGGTCTGCGGTCCGGTGGTGGACGACGAGAACCATCTGCTCGGCGCGGTCAGCGTCGACGACGTGCTGGATCATCTGCTGCCGGAGGACTGGCGCGAGGAAGAGCAGCACGAAGGGGTCGCGGCGCATGAGTGA
- a CDS encoding HpcH/HpaI aldolase/citrate lyase family protein, with amino-acid sequence MKPRRSVLAVPGSNPKMIEKAKGLPVDEVFLDLEDAVAPVAKAAARANIVAALNQPGWGEQLRVVRVNDWTTEWTYADVITVLEGAGRAIDAILLPKVTDAGQVRALDLLLTQVEKANGLEVGRIGIEPQLENAMGLRNIDEIATASPRVQALVFGPADFMASINMRTLVVGEQPEGYDTGDAYHHILMTILLAARAHGLQAIDGPYLQIRDVDGFRRAAARTAALGFDGKWVLHPGQIDAANEIFSPRQADYDRAEEILDAYAFHTSAEGGARGAVMLGDEMIDEASAKMAQVIAEKGRAAGMTRTTRFTPPNGRSE; translated from the coding sequence ATGAAGCCGCGCCGATCGGTGCTCGCCGTGCCGGGCAGCAATCCCAAGATGATCGAGAAGGCCAAGGGGCTGCCGGTCGACGAAGTCTTCCTCGATCTCGAGGACGCGGTGGCGCCGGTCGCCAAGGCCGCCGCGCGCGCCAACATCGTGGCCGCGCTGAATCAGCCGGGCTGGGGCGAGCAGCTGCGCGTGGTGCGGGTCAACGACTGGACGACGGAGTGGACCTACGCCGACGTGATCACGGTGCTCGAGGGCGCGGGCCGGGCCATCGACGCGATCCTGCTGCCGAAGGTCACCGACGCGGGCCAGGTGCGTGCGCTGGATCTGCTGCTCACCCAGGTGGAGAAGGCCAACGGGCTGGAGGTCGGGCGGATCGGCATCGAACCGCAGCTGGAAAACGCGATGGGCCTGCGCAATATCGATGAGATCGCGACCGCGAGCCCGCGCGTCCAGGCGCTGGTCTTCGGCCCGGCCGACTTCATGGCGAGCATCAACATGCGCACCTTGGTGGTCGGCGAACAGCCCGAGGGATACGACACCGGCGACGCGTACCACCACATCCTGATGACCATCCTGCTCGCCGCGCGCGCCCACGGCCTCCAGGCGATCGACGGCCCGTACTTGCAGATTCGCGACGTCGACGGTTTCCGCAGGGCCGCCGCGCGCACCGCCGCGCTCGGCTTCGACGGCAAATGGGTGCTGCATCCTGGCCAGATCGACGCGGCCAACGAGATCTTCAGCCCGCGCCAGGCCGACTACGACCGGGCCGAGGAAATCCTGGACGCCTACGCCTTCCACACCTCCGCCGAGGGCGGCGCGCGCGGCGCGGTCATGCTCGGCGACGAGATGATCGACGAGGCCAGCGCCAAGATGGCTCAGGTGATCGCCGAGAAGGGGCGCGCCGCCGGGATGACGCGCACCACGCGTTTCACACCACCGAACGGCCGCTCGGAATAG
- a CDS encoding general stress protein yields the protein MTNPLGNTNRARQGLPTPPSGWPVGSYPTYAEAQRAVDYLADNQFPVQDVTIVGVDLMQVERVLYRLNWGKVIGGGVVSGAWLGLFLGLLLSLFTTSGAFGPLLVGLVGGIIFGVISTSIPYAATKGQRDFASTMQLVAGRYDVLCDPKSAEQARDMLARLAI from the coding sequence ATGACGAATCCCTTGGGGAACACGAACCGCGCCCGCCAGGGGTTGCCTACCCCGCCGTCGGGCTGGCCGGTGGGCTCCTATCCGACCTACGCCGAGGCGCAGCGCGCGGTCGACTATCTGGCCGACAACCAGTTCCCGGTGCAGGACGTGACGATCGTCGGCGTCGACCTGATGCAGGTCGAACGGGTGCTCTACCGCCTGAACTGGGGCAAGGTGATCGGCGGCGGCGTGGTCTCCGGCGCGTGGCTCGGTCTTTTCCTCGGCCTGCTGCTGAGTCTGTTCACCACCAGCGGCGCGTTCGGTCCGCTGCTCGTCGGCCTGGTCGGCGGCATCATCTTCGGCGTCATCTCGACCTCGATTCCGTACGCGGCCACCAAGGGGCAGCGCGATTTCGCCTCCACCATGCAGCTGGTGGCCGGTCGCTACGACGTGCTGTGCGACCCGAAGTCGGCCGAGCAGGCGCGGGACATGCTCGCGCGGTTGGCGATCTGA
- a CDS encoding suppressor of fused domain protein yields MDVMDKVRTGVLDHYGVPESGVDSASVTFLGLEPIEILRIVDGDVVHYATLGGSRHPMGDPGDLHADPVRGPRAELVLTLRSGTAMPGLPKALGILVATPSVEGVVLQADALLDLGEPMWQGSAFTAALLGDSEIPQIPLPEPAEPVRYLTVTPVTATEAAWVRVRGAQALRDAWAEAGIDVRDPGRGAATL; encoded by the coding sequence ATGGACGTGATGGACAAGGTCCGCACCGGGGTGCTCGACCACTACGGGGTGCCCGAAAGCGGCGTCGATTCGGCCTCGGTGACGTTCCTGGGGCTGGAGCCGATCGAGATCCTGCGGATCGTCGACGGCGACGTCGTGCACTACGCGACGCTCGGCGGCTCGCGCCACCCGATGGGCGATCCCGGTGACCTGCACGCCGATCCGGTGCGCGGCCCGCGCGCGGAGCTGGTGCTGACGCTGCGCTCCGGCACCGCCATGCCGGGGCTGCCCAAGGCGCTCGGCATCCTGGTCGCCACGCCCTCCGTGGAAGGCGTTGTGCTGCAAGCCGATGCGCTGCTCGACCTCGGCGAGCCGATGTGGCAGGGCTCGGCGTTCACCGCGGCGCTGCTCGGCGACAGCGAGATCCCGCAGATTCCGCTGCCCGAGCCCGCCGAGCCGGTCAGGTACCTGACGGTCACGCCGGTGACCGCCACCGAGGCGGCTTGGGTGCGGGTGCGCGGCGCGCAGGCGCTGCGTGACGCGTGGGCCGAAGCCGGCATCGACGTGCGCGATCCGGGTCGTGGGGCGGCGACGCTGTAG
- a CDS encoding magnesium and cobalt transport protein CorA → MPSIPPMPSFRGQGRAAMPRPRIPVPTARAVVDCAVYVDGLRLPGRFTHAEALAEVRSRGTGFVWIGLHDPDETQMADIASTFDLHPLAVEDAVKSHQRPKLERYDDTLFLVLRTVSYVPHEMDSVSEIVETGDIMVFTGPDFAVTVRHGEHTGLAGVRRELEGRADQLSHGPYAVLHTVADHVVDSYIEVAALVENDIDEMEEAVFTPRDHVSIESIYQLKREVVELRRAVNPLAAPLQLLAHKPDLPVPKEIRRYMRDVSDHHTTVAERISDFDESLSELVSAALAKITVQQSTDMRKISAWVAIAAVPTMVAGVYGMNFDHMPELRWTYSYGVWWLVVLMVCTGLFITFRRNNWL, encoded by the coding sequence GTGCCGTCCATACCGCCCATGCCGTCTTTCCGCGGGCAGGGCCGCGCGGCGATGCCGCGCCCACGCATTCCGGTTCCCACCGCCCGCGCCGTCGTCGACTGCGCCGTCTACGTCGACGGGCTCCGGTTGCCGGGTCGTTTCACCCACGCCGAGGCGCTGGCCGAGGTCCGCTCGCGCGGGACGGGTTTCGTCTGGATCGGGCTGCACGACCCGGACGAGACGCAGATGGCCGACATCGCCTCGACCTTCGACCTGCACCCACTCGCCGTCGAGGACGCGGTCAAGTCCCACCAGCGACCCAAGCTGGAACGCTACGACGACACACTGTTCCTGGTGCTGCGCACGGTCTCCTACGTGCCGCACGAAATGGACAGCGTCAGCGAGATCGTCGAAACCGGCGACATCATGGTGTTCACCGGACCGGACTTCGCGGTGACCGTCCGGCACGGCGAGCACACCGGCTTGGCCGGGGTACGCCGCGAACTCGAGGGTCGCGCCGACCAGTTGAGCCACGGCCCGTACGCGGTGCTGCACACGGTGGCCGACCACGTCGTCGACTCCTACATCGAGGTGGCGGCGCTGGTGGAAAACGACATCGACGAGATGGAAGAGGCGGTCTTCACCCCGCGCGACCACGTCAGCATCGAGTCGATCTACCAGCTCAAGCGCGAAGTGGTGGAGCTGCGTCGCGCGGTGAACCCGCTCGCCGCGCCGCTGCAACTGCTGGCACACAAACCGGATCTACCGGTGCCCAAGGAGATTCGGCGCTATATGCGTGATGTGTCCGACCACCACACGACCGTCGCCGAGCGCATCTCCGATTTCGACGAATCGCTGAGCGAACTGGTCAGCGCCGCCTTGGCCAAGATCACCGTGCAGCAGAGCACCGACATGCGGAAGATCTCGGCGTGGGTCGCCATCGCGGCGGTCCCGACCATGGTCGCGGGTGTCTACGGCATGAACTTCGACCACATGCCGGAACTGAGGTGGACCTACAGCTACGGCGTGTGGTGGCTGGTTGTCCTGATGGTGTGCACCGGGCTGTTCATCACGTTCCGTCGCAACAACTGGCTCTGA
- a CDS encoding PHP domain-containing protein — translation MRIDLHTHSTASDGTDTPAELVRNAAAAGLDVVAITDHDTTAGWTEAVDALPKGLSLVRGMEMSCVGLGEDGWPVPVHLLAYLFDPTDRGFAEERERLRAERVDRLRAMAERMAADGLPIDPDAVLASAGPSAGRPHLARALVEAGVVPSVDAAFTELLAPRGPYYAEKADTPLHRAVEMIAGAGGVSVLAHTRARKRGRLLAVDDIRELANLGLGGLEVDHPDHSPSDRAVLTGLAEELGLLTTGSSDYHGANKTIRLGEFTTDPAQFEELAGKATGVPVITS, via the coding sequence GTGCGCATCGACCTGCATACCCATTCGACCGCGTCCGACGGCACGGACACCCCCGCCGAACTGGTGCGGAACGCGGCAGCCGCCGGTCTGGACGTGGTCGCGATCACCGATCACGACACCACGGCCGGCTGGACGGAGGCGGTCGACGCGCTACCGAAGGGCCTGAGCCTGGTGCGCGGAATGGAGATGTCGTGCGTCGGGCTCGGCGAGGACGGCTGGCCGGTGCCGGTACATCTGCTCGCCTACCTCTTCGATCCGACCGACCGCGGTTTCGCCGAGGAGCGCGAGCGGCTGCGCGCCGAGCGGGTGGATCGGCTGCGCGCGATGGCCGAGCGGATGGCCGCCGACGGACTGCCCATCGACCCGGACGCGGTGCTCGCCTCCGCGGGCCCTTCGGCCGGGCGGCCGCACCTGGCGCGCGCCTTGGTCGAAGCGGGTGTGGTGCCGAGCGTGGACGCGGCCTTCACCGAACTGCTCGCGCCGCGCGGTCCGTACTACGCGGAGAAGGCCGACACACCGCTGCACCGCGCGGTCGAGATGATCGCGGGCGCGGGCGGGGTCAGCGTGCTCGCGCACACCAGGGCGCGCAAGCGCGGGCGGCTGCTCGCCGTGGACGACATCCGCGAACTGGCCAACCTCGGGCTGGGCGGCCTGGAAGTCGACCATCCGGACCATTCCCCGTCCGATCGCGCGGTGCTCACCGGCCTTGCCGAGGAACTCGGCCTGCTCACCACCGGTTCCTCGGACTACCACGGCGCGAACAAGACCATCCGGCTCGGCGAGTTCACCACCGACCCAGCGCAATTCGAGGAGCTCGCGGGTAAGGCGACGGGCGTGCCCGTGATCACGTCGTGA